One genomic segment of Cololabis saira isolate AMF1-May2022 chromosome 22, fColSai1.1, whole genome shotgun sequence includes these proteins:
- the LOC133423466 gene encoding transcription factor 21 gives MSTGSAASDAEDDETCHRRTTIKTTSSSSSSSCKNTSRKSARFHRCSTDEERGEDGAEGRTEPELGRLSRTHQEEPRHTQRHAANARERARMRVLSKAFSRLKTTLPWVPADTKLSKLDTLRLASSYISHLRQLLEDDRFESRFAHPVNLTWPFLMSGRSEEDISSPIRLCGATA, from the exons ATGTCCACTGGCTCTGCTGCAAGTGATGCTGAGGACGACGAGACCTGTCACAGGAGGACCACCATCAaaaccacctcctcctcctcctcctcctcctgcaagAATACCAGCAGGAAAAGTGCCCGCTTCCACCGGTGTTCCACCGACGAGGAGCGTGGAGAGGACGGCGCGGAGGGGCGGACCGAGCCGGAGCTCGGCCGGCTCTCCAGGACGCACCAGGAGGAGCCTCGGCACACGCAGAGACACGCCGCCAACGCCCGGGAGAGGGCGAGGATGAGAGTGCTGAGCAAAGCCTTCTCCAGACTAAAAACCACCCTGCCCTGGGTTCCAGCGGACACCAAACTGTCCAAACTGGACACGCTGCGCCTCGCGTCCAGCTACATCTCCCACCtcaggcagctgctggaggatgaTCGCTTTGAGAGCCGCTTTGCGCATCCAGTCAATCTG ACATGGCCATTTCTGATGTCAGGAAGATCAGAGGAAGACATCTCCTCCCCCATCAGACTTTGTGGAGCAACAGCATAG